In Rhodobacteraceae bacterium LMO-JJ12, a single window of DNA contains:
- a CDS encoding AAA family ATPase, translating into MFDPTRPPGPKIIAVANQKGGVGKTTTTINLGAALAEQGQRVLVVDLDPQGNASTGLGIEADNREFTTYDLILGDAALSDVIQQSDTDNLLIVPANVDLSSADMELIANEKRSFLLHDALRQHAIDTYRLDYILIDCPPSLNLLTINAMVAANSVLVPLQSEFFALEGLSQLMLTIREVRQTANPNLRIEGVVLTMYDGRNRLSQQVEMDARDNLGELVFKTIIPRNVRVSEAPSYAMPVLSYDSESKGAQAYRELANELIKKHTRAAA; encoded by the coding sequence GTGTTTGATCCCACGCGCCCCCCTGGGCCGAAAATTATTGCCGTCGCCAACCAAAAAGGTGGCGTTGGCAAAACCACAACCACGATCAACTTGGGCGCCGCCCTGGCCGAGCAGGGCCAGCGTGTTCTCGTGGTTGATCTTGATCCTCAGGGTAACGCGTCAACCGGGCTTGGGATTGAGGCCGATAACCGCGAATTCACCACTTATGATCTGATCTTGGGTGATGCGGCGCTTTCGGATGTCATTCAGCAGTCAGATACGGATAACCTCCTGATCGTGCCGGCCAACGTAGATCTAAGCTCGGCAGATATGGAGTTGATCGCGAACGAGAAGCGCAGCTTTCTTTTGCACGACGCTCTGCGCCAACATGCGATTGACACCTACCGGCTTGATTACATTCTGATTGATTGCCCGCCATCGCTGAACCTTCTTACGATCAATGCGATGGTTGCGGCCAATTCGGTTCTGGTTCCGCTTCAAAGCGAGTTTTTCGCGCTTGAAGGGCTTTCTCAACTGATGCTGACCATTCGAGAGGTGCGACAAACCGCCAACCCGAACCTTCGGATCGAAGGTGTGGTGTTGACCATGTATGACGGACGCAACCGGCTTTCGCAGCAAGTCGAAATGGATGCGCGCGACAACCTGGGCGAGCTGGTATTCAAAACCATCATTCCCCGCAATGTGCGAGTAAGCGAAGCGCCTTCTTATGCGATGCCGGTTCTGAGCTATGATTCGGAGTCCAAGGGTGCCCAAGCGTATCGTGAGCTGGCGAACGAATTGATAAAAAAACATACGCGCGCAGCGGCGTAG
- a CDS encoding ParB/RepB/Spo0J family partition protein, whose protein sequence is MAEKKRGLGRGLSALMADVNRDEHTRPESAAPRRGEQMMPIERVAPNPDQPRRRFDPTKLEDLANSIREKGVIQPLIVRPDPKKSGQYQIVAGERRWRAAQQAQLHEVPVLVRDFDDTEVLEVAIIENIQRADLNPVEEAAGYRQLIDKFGHTQEQLARALGKSRSHIANQMRLLGLPREVLDLLESDTLSAGHARALITAEEPATLARIVVKKGLSVRETESLAKRGIATNPAKPLPKAKPAKDADTVALEGDLSANLGMKVEVSHDAGKESGRLVISYKTLDDLDELCRVLTKS, encoded by the coding sequence ATGGCTGAGAAAAAAAGGGGTCTGGGGCGCGGGCTGTCGGCTTTGATGGCCGATGTAAATCGCGATGAGCATACGAGACCTGAAAGCGCCGCGCCGCGTCGTGGCGAACAGATGATGCCGATCGAAAGAGTCGCGCCAAACCCGGATCAGCCCCGCCGACGGTTTGACCCGACCAAGCTGGAAGATCTGGCCAACTCGATCCGCGAAAAGGGTGTCATTCAGCCGCTAATCGTGCGTCCTGACCCTAAGAAAAGTGGTCAATATCAAATCGTTGCAGGCGAACGACGTTGGCGCGCCGCGCAGCAGGCGCAATTGCACGAAGTTCCCGTCCTGGTGCGTGATTTCGATGATACCGAGGTGCTTGAAGTCGCCATTATCGAGAACATTCAGCGCGCTGACCTCAACCCGGTGGAGGAGGCCGCAGGCTATCGCCAGCTGATCGACAAATTCGGCCATACGCAAGAGCAATTGGCCCGTGCCTTGGGTAAGAGCCGCTCGCATATTGCAAATCAGATGCGTCTTCTCGGCTTGCCACGCGAGGTCCTTGATCTCTTGGAGTCCGACACCCTTTCCGCCGGTCACGCCCGCGCGCTGATCACAGCGGAAGAGCCCGCGACCCTTGCCCGTATCGTTGTCAAAAAGGGCCTGTCGGTGCGCGAAACCGAAAGCCTCGCAAAGCGTGGAATCGCTACGAACCCGGCCAAACCCTTGCCCAAGGCGAAACCTGCCAAGGATGCCGATACGGTCGCGCTCGAAGGTGATCTGTCGGCCAATCTGGGGATGAAGGTCGAGGTAAGCCACGACGCAGGCAAAGAGTCCGGGCGCCTGGTGATCAGCTATAAGACGCTCGATGATTTGGATGAATTGTGCCGCGTGCTGACTAAAAGTTAG
- a CDS encoding YbaN family protein, translating to MRYIWATLGLICVGLGLIGVVLPILPTVPFMLLAAFFFSKSSERLHYWLISHPKLGPPIVEWQTNGAINPRVKKIATISIAAVFLLSVVLELRPLILGIQAGVLTLVLIFIWSRPNF from the coding sequence ATGCGGTATATCTGGGCAACATTGGGATTGATCTGTGTCGGCCTTGGCCTGATCGGTGTTGTTTTACCAATCCTGCCGACTGTGCCGTTCATGCTTCTGGCGGCTTTCTTTTTCAGCAAATCCTCGGAGCGTTTGCACTATTGGCTGATCAGCCATCCAAAGCTTGGTCCGCCGATTGTTGAGTGGCAAACGAACGGCGCGATTAACCCTCGGGTGAAAAAAATCGCAACGATCTCTATTGCTGCGGTTTTCCTGCTGTCGGTCGTGCTTGAGCTGCGGCCTCTGATTTTGGGGATTCAGGCCGGAGTTCTGACGCTGGTGCTGATCTTTATCTGGTCACGTCCTAACTTTTAG
- the hemW gene encoding radical SAM family heme chaperone HemW, with the protein MAEDWQQGGFGFYVHWPFCASKCPYCDFNSHVAAEIDESRWVRAYLREIDRYAEEVPERVLTSIFFGGGTPSLMAPDTVNAILERVRSHWPVANDLEVTLEANPGSVEAGRFRGYADAGVNRVSVGVQALNDADLKRLGRLHSVDEALAALEIARNTFERVSFDLIYARQEQTLKDWRAELSGALEFAADHLSLYQLSIEPGTAFGDRYDAGKLRGLPDEDLSAEMYLLTQELCEAAGFHAYEVSNHAKPGAESRHNQIYWRYGDYAGIGPGAHSRLTVNGQRYALETPLLPNTWLEAAEQGNGESHRRALASQEQAEEYLMMGLRMSQGIDIKRYSMLSGQRLDSSALRNLQELGMIEPPGDYLRVTPKGRMVLNAVIKELFAG; encoded by the coding sequence TTGGCTGAAGATTGGCAACAGGGCGGCTTTGGATTCTATGTGCATTGGCCGTTCTGTGCCTCGAAATGCCCCTATTGCGATTTTAACAGCCATGTTGCGGCAGAAATCGACGAATCCCGCTGGGTTAGAGCCTATTTGCGCGAGATTGATCGATATGCTGAGGAAGTTCCTGAGCGTGTTTTAACCTCGATATTCTTTGGCGGGGGAACGCCCAGTTTGATGGCGCCAGATACCGTTAACGCTATTTTGGAACGAGTTCGCTCGCATTGGCCTGTGGCGAATGATCTGGAAGTCACGCTTGAGGCCAATCCCGGCTCGGTCGAGGCGGGGCGGTTTCGCGGGTACGCCGACGCAGGCGTTAATCGTGTCTCCGTCGGGGTTCAGGCTCTGAATGACGCCGACCTCAAACGGCTGGGGCGGTTGCACTCGGTTGATGAGGCGTTGGCGGCGCTGGAAATTGCCCGCAATACGTTTGAGCGAGTCAGCTTTGATCTGATCTATGCCCGACAAGAGCAGACGTTAAAGGATTGGCGGGCGGAATTGAGCGGGGCGCTGGAGTTTGCGGCGGATCATCTTTCGCTCTATCAACTGTCAATCGAGCCGGGAACGGCGTTCGGTGATCGCTATGACGCCGGTAAGCTGCGCGGATTGCCGGACGAGGATCTTTCGGCAGAGATGTATTTGCTGACGCAGGAATTGTGCGAGGCGGCGGGTTTTCACGCGTATGAGGTTTCCAATCATGCGAAACCGGGCGCAGAGTCGCGACACAATCAGATCTATTGGCGTTATGGCGATTATGCCGGGATCGGCCCCGGCGCACATTCGCGACTGACCGTGAATGGGCAACGATACGCGCTTGAAACGCCGCTTTTGCCCAATACATGGCTAGAGGCTGCCGAGCAGGGAAACGGCGAAAGCCACCGCCGCGCGCTTGCGTCGCAGGAACAGGCCGAAGAATACCTGATGATGGGTTTAAGGATGTCGCAAGGTATTGATATTAAAAGGTATTCAATGCTTTCTGGTCAACGTCTCGACAGCTCTGCGCTGAGGAATTTGCAGGAGTTGGGCATGATCGAACCGCCGGGTGACTATCTCAGGGTTACGCCCAAGGGGCGGATGGTGTTGAATGCCGTGATCAAGGAGCTTTTTGCGGGCTAG
- the rdgB gene encoding RdgB/HAM1 family non-canonical purine NTP pyrophosphatase — translation MRKFDGDALVIATHNKGKLREIAALLAPFGVSVSSAADHGLEEPEETEDTFAGNARIKAHFAAQATCLPSLSDDSGITVEALDGAPGVYTADWAETPQGRDFPMAMEKVWRLLEKRGAPAPRKAAFNCTLCLAWPDGHDEVFVGRVEGQVVWPMRGKNGFGFDPVFLPDGESETFGEMAPERKDAMSHRADAFAKFVQGCFG, via the coding sequence GTGCGTAAGTTTGACGGCGATGCTCTGGTGATTGCCACGCACAACAAGGGCAAGCTGCGTGAGATCGCAGCGCTCTTGGCGCCGTTCGGTGTAAGCGTGAGTTCTGCCGCGGATCATGGGCTGGAAGAACCGGAGGAAACGGAAGACACCTTCGCGGGCAACGCCCGGATCAAGGCGCATTTCGCGGCGCAGGCCACCTGTTTGCCGTCGCTGTCTGACGATAGCGGGATCACGGTCGAAGCTTTGGACGGGGCGCCCGGCGTCTATACCGCCGATTGGGCCGAAACACCGCAGGGGCGCGATTTTCCTATGGCGATGGAGAAGGTCTGGCGGCTGTTGGAAAAAAGGGGCGCACCCGCCCCTCGCAAGGCTGCGTTCAATTGCACGCTCTGTCTTGCCTGGCCCGATGGGCATGACGAAGTGTTTGTAGGTCGTGTTGAAGGGCAAGTCGTTTGGCCAATGCGCGGCAAGAACGGTTTTGGCTTTGACCCTGTTTTCTTACCGGATGGCGAAAGTGAGACATTCGGTGAAATGGCCCCGGAGCGCAAAGACGCGATGAGCCACCGCGCCGATGCGTTTGCCAAGTTTGTGCAGGGCTGTTTTGGCTGA
- the rph gene encoding ribonuclease PH produces the protein MRPSGRDLGEMRPVSIETGVTKHAEGSCMIKMGDTHVLCTATLEDRVPPFIKGSGLGWVTAEYGMLPRSTTSRMRREAAAGKQGGRTVEIQRLIGRSLRAGVDRVALGERQITIDCDVIQADGGTRCASITGGWVALRLAVNKLMKVGDVVSDPLIDPVSAVSCGIYAGQPVLDLDYPEDSEAGVDGNFVMLGNGRLIEVQMSAEGSTFSREQMDSLMELAAKGVGELAEMQKAACSA, from the coding sequence ATGCGACCCTCTGGGAGAGATCTAGGCGAAATGCGGCCCGTTTCAATTGAAACAGGGGTAACAAAACATGCCGAAGGCTCGTGCATGATCAAAATGGGTGATACGCATGTGCTGTGCACTGCGACGCTGGAAGATCGGGTTCCACCGTTTATCAAAGGTTCGGGCCTTGGTTGGGTCACCGCCGAATACGGTATGTTGCCCCGTTCAACCACAAGCCGGATGCGGCGCGAGGCTGCAGCGGGCAAACAGGGCGGGCGCACCGTGGAAATTCAGCGCTTGATCGGGCGTAGCCTGCGCGCGGGTGTTGACCGGGTGGCACTGGGCGAGCGTCAGATTACCATCGACTGTGATGTGATCCAGGCCGATGGCGGCACACGCTGTGCGTCGATCACCGGCGGCTGGGTTGCGCTTCGTTTGGCAGTCAACAAGCTGATGAAGGTTGGCGATGTGGTTTCTGATCCGCTGATTGATCCGGTCTCGGCGGTTAGCTGTGGCATTTACGCCGGTCAGCCGGTGCTTGATCTCGACTATCCCGAAGATAGCGAAGCCGGAGTTGATGGCAATTTTGTCATGCTGGGCAATGGTCGTTTGATCGAGGTGCAGATGAGCGCAGAGGGCTCGACCTTTTCACGTGAGCAGATGGATAGCCTGATGGAGCTTGCCGCCAAGGGTGTTGGCGAGTTGGCCGAGATGCAAAAGGCCGCGTGCAGTGCGTAA
- the hrcA gene encoding heat-inducible transcriptional repressor HrcA, which translates to MTNTGQILAEMNDRSREVFRRVVESYLETGDPVGSRTLTRSLNEKVSAATIRNVMQDLEFLGLLDSPHVSAGRVPTQTGLRMFVDGLLEVGNLTSDDRQKIDATMGSNTGDVGTMLDRIGSALSGVTHGASLVLAPKHEAPIKHIEFVHLAHDRALVVLVFADGQVENRIFNPPPGQTPSSMREAANFLNALIEGRTLSEFTTVMRDQIKSRRQEIDSLAAELVDSGLAVWEGQGETHERLIVRGRSNLLSGSDEAEGLDRIKTLFDDLERKRDIADFLELADQGEGVRIFIGSENKLFSLSGSSLVVSPYMNADRKIVGAVGVIGPTRLNYGRIVPIVDYTAQLVGRMISDRS; encoded by the coding sequence ATGACCAATACAGGACAAATCCTGGCCGAAATGAACGACCGCTCTCGCGAAGTGTTTCGCCGCGTTGTCGAGTCGTATCTCGAAACTGGCGACCCTGTCGGTTCGCGTACGCTGACGCGGAGTTTGAACGAAAAGGTGTCCGCTGCAACAATCCGCAACGTAATGCAGGATCTTGAGTTTCTCGGTCTTCTCGACTCGCCACACGTCTCTGCGGGCCGTGTGCCGACTCAGACGGGATTGCGGATGTTTGTTGATGGTCTACTCGAAGTTGGCAACCTGACAAGCGACGATCGTCAAAAAATCGACGCCACAATGGGAAGCAACACCGGCGATGTGGGAACGATGCTTGATCGTATCGGTTCGGCCCTGTCTGGGGTGACTCACGGTGCATCGCTGGTCCTTGCGCCCAAACACGAAGCACCGATAAAACATATAGAATTCGTGCATCTGGCGCATGATCGCGCCCTTGTCGTTTTGGTGTTTGCCGATGGGCAGGTCGAAAACCGTATCTTCAACCCTCCGCCCGGCCAAACGCCCAGCTCGATGCGCGAAGCTGCCAATTTTCTCAATGCCCTGATCGAAGGTCGCACGCTTTCGGAATTTACCACCGTGATGCGCGACCAGATCAAGTCGCGGCGTCAGGAAATCGATTCGCTCGCCGCCGAACTGGTCGATAGTGGGCTCGCGGTTTGGGAAGGTCAGGGCGAAACCCACGAACGCCTGATCGTGCGCGGCAGATCCAATCTTCTGTCGGGCAGTGACGAAGCAGAGGGGCTGGACCGCATCAAAACCCTGTTTGACGACCTTGAACGCAAGCGCGACATCGCCGATTTCCTTGAGCTCGCAGATCAGGGCGAAGGCGTGCGCATTTTTATTGGCTCAGAGAACAAACTTTTCTCACTTTCGGGTAGCTCTTTGGTGGTCTCTCCCTATATGAACGCTGATCGTAAGATAGTCGGTGCGGTTGGCGTAATTGGCCCCACCAGACTGAACTATGGAAGGATTGTGCCGATTGTAGATTACACGGCACAGCTTGTCGGCCGGATGATCTCCGACCGAAGTTAG
- a CDS encoding nucleotide exchange factor GrpE: protein MAERKEEDFLDDIDAAEAEELAADFAEIDDAEAEIDSLRAERDALKEKFMRALADMENTRKRGEKMRREAEQYGGSKLARDMLPVYDNMKRALEAATEEQRSVSAALIEGIELTMRELLNVFGKHGIELVSPQVGDRFDPQMHEAMFEAPLPGTNAGDIIQVSAEGFMLHDRLLRPAQVGVSSTPKS from the coding sequence ATGGCAGAGCGCAAAGAAGAAGACTTCCTGGACGATATCGACGCAGCAGAAGCAGAAGAGCTGGCCGCCGATTTCGCCGAGATTGACGATGCAGAGGCCGAAATTGATTCCCTGCGCGCCGAACGTGACGCGCTCAAGGAGAAATTCATGCGCGCCCTGGCCGACATGGAGAATACCCGCAAACGTGGCGAGAAAATGCGCCGCGAAGCCGAGCAATACGGCGGTTCTAAGCTCGCTCGTGACATGCTTCCGGTCTATGACAACATGAAACGTGCACTCGAAGCTGCCACCGAAGAACAGCGCTCGGTTTCCGCCGCCCTGATCGAAGGAATCGAACTGACCATGCGTGAACTGCTCAACGTGTTCGGTAAGCACGGGATCGAGCTCGTCTCGCCGCAGGTCGGCGACCGCTTTGATCCACAGATGCACGAGGCGATGTTCGAAGCCCCTCTGCCAGGCACCAATGCGGGTGACATCATTCAGGTTTCTGCCGAAGGCTTCATGCTTCATGACCGCCTGTTGCGCCCTGCGCAGGTCGGCGTGTCATCCACCCCCAAATCCTAA
- a CDS encoding hydantoinase/oxoprolinase family protein: MSLALGVDTGGTYTDAVLIRDERDVIASAKALTTRHDLAIGIGKAVEAVLMQSGVEASEIGLAALSTTLATNALVEGQGGRVAMIYVGFDGRDMERHGLKDALQGDPVLLLQGGHDHAGQESAPLDHETLSAWLETVEGITGFAVAAQFATRNPAHETAVAEIVREATGRPVSCSHHLSARLNGPKRALTALLNARLIGMIDRLIGRAEDKLRDLGITAPMMVVRGDGALIGAAMARARPIETILSGPAASIVGAGWLTGAKRALVSDIGGTTTDIAMLRDGRPAIDPDGARVGPYRTMVEAVAMRTTGLGGDSEVHVRAEGLEAGLFLGPRRLIPVSLLAAEAPDRVLPVLESQLRRTTPGEFDGRFVRRVQGFEPEGLSPRDLAVFERITEVHPLSEVLRTRAESQSLRRLQERGFVQIGGVTPSDAAHVLKLLDAWSEDAAELALRLVARRRGGSGARLAPDAPTLARMIIAQLTYQTTLALLETAFAEEQDQFLGAPEVLARHELMQRGLSKQSGLLRIEAGLNIPVVGLGASAGTYYPAVGAHLGCEMILPEHAGVANAVGAVVGRITMRKSGTVTSPAEGRYRVHGAGEPVDFTEPEAALHSLECELRAFAEADARASGAGELQITVLRDLKHSPVEGRDVFIEATLTVEASGRPRIAVDP, encoded by the coding sequence ATGAGCCTTGCGCTTGGGGTGGACACGGGAGGCACATATACCGACGCGGTGTTGATCCGCGACGAACGCGATGTGATCGCCAGCGCCAAGGCGCTTACCACCCGGCATGATCTGGCGATTGGTATCGGTAAAGCGGTTGAGGCGGTGCTGATGCAATCGGGCGTGGAGGCATCGGAAATCGGGCTGGCGGCGCTTTCGACCACCTTGGCAACCAATGCTCTGGTCGAGGGGCAGGGCGGGCGCGTTGCGATGATCTATGTCGGGTTTGATGGCCGGGACATGGAGCGGCACGGGCTGAAAGACGCCTTGCAAGGCGATCCGGTGCTGCTTTTGCAGGGTGGGCACGACCATGCCGGGCAAGAGAGCGCGCCGTTGGATCATGAGACACTTTCGGCATGGTTAGAGACTGTTGAAGGCATTACAGGCTTTGCCGTGGCGGCGCAGTTTGCCACCCGCAACCCCGCGCATGAAACCGCCGTGGCGGAGATCGTGCGCGAGGCCACCGGGCGGCCGGTTTCTTGCTCGCACCATCTGTCGGCGCGGCTTAACGGGCCGAAACGGGCGCTGACGGCTCTGCTCAACGCGCGGCTTATCGGGATGATTGACCGGCTGATCGGGCGGGCCGAGGACAAGCTGCGCGATTTGGGGATCACCGCGCCGATGATGGTGGTGCGTGGCGATGGCGCATTGATTGGGGCGGCGATGGCGCGGGCGCGACCGATTGAAACCATACTCAGCGGGCCCGCCGCGTCGATTGTCGGGGCGGGATGGCTGACCGGGGCGAAACGCGCGCTTGTTTCGGACATCGGCGGCACCACTACCGATATTGCAATGCTGCGCGACGGCCGCCCGGCGATTGACCCGGATGGTGCGCGTGTCGGGCCTTATCGCACCATGGTCGAGGCGGTAGCGATGCGCACCACTGGGCTTGGCGGCGACAGTGAGGTTCATGTGCGGGCCGAGGGGCTGGAAGCGGGTCTCTTCCTGGGGCCGCGGCGGTTGATTCCGGTCAGCCTTTTGGCGGCTGAAGCGCCTGACCGGGTCTTGCCCGTGCTTGAAAGCCAATTGCGTCGCACCACGCCCGGCGAATTTGACGGGCGGTTCGTGCGGCGCGTGCAGGGTTTTGAGCCTGAGGGGCTTTCACCCCGTGATCTGGCCGTGTTCGAGCGGATCACCGAGGTGCATCCGCTGTCCGAGGTTTTAAGGACGCGGGCGGAAAGCCAATCGCTGCGCCGGTTGCAAGAACGCGGGTTTGTGCAGATCGGTGGCGTGACCCCTTCGGATGCGGCGCATGTTCTGAAGCTCTTGGATGCCTGGAGTGAAGATGCTGCGGAATTGGCGCTGCGCCTGGTGGCAAGGCGGCGCGGCGGATCAGGCGCCAGGCTTGCGCCGGATGCGCCAACGCTGGCCCGGATGATCATTGCACAGCTGACCTACCAGACAACTTTGGCCTTGCTAGAGACTGCTTTCGCCGAAGAACAAGATCAGTTTCTCGGTGCGCCAGAGGTTCTGGCGCGACATGAATTGATGCAACGCGGGCTATCGAAACAATCGGGCCTGTTGCGTATCGAGGCGGGTTTGAACATCCCGGTTGTCGGGCTTGGCGCGTCTGCGGGTACCTATTATCCAGCGGTGGGCGCGCATCTTGGTTGTGAAATGATCCTGCCCGAACATGCCGGGGTGGCCAATGCCGTGGGGGCGGTTGTGGGGCGGATCACTATGCGGAAGTCCGGAACAGTCACCAGCCCTGCCGAGGGGCGATACCGGGTTCATGGCGCAGGAGAGCCGGTGGATTTCACCGAGCCGGAGGCGGCGCTGCATAGTCTGGAGTGCGAATTGCGCGCGTTTGCCGAGGCCGACGCGCGCGCATCGGGGGCGGGTGAGCTTCAAATCACCGTGCTGCGGGATCTGAAGCATTCGCCTGTGGAGGGTCGCGACGTGTTTATCGAGGCGACGCTCACTGTAGAGGCATCAGGGCGACCACGAATTGCGGTCGACCCCTGA
- the queG gene encoding tRNA epoxyqueuosine(34) reductase QueG: protein MDEALKSRLVAQALAEGFSACRICRPWDVGHVAQDLAGYLEQGHHGTMGWLAERAHWRGAPDVLWPEARSVIMLAESYGPDYDPREDFDKTSAGLVSVYARNRDYHDLVKKRLKRVARWLIGEAGSETAVKVFVDTAPVPEKPLGQAAGLGWQGKHTNLVSREMGSWFFIGSIFTTLDLPADAAEIDHCGSCRACLDACPTDAFPAPHQIDARRCISYLTIEHKGPIDVELRAKMGNRIYGCDDCLAACPWNKFAKEASELRYHARNDLIAPPLAELAELDDGAFRAKFSGSPIKRIGRNRFVRNVLYAIGNSGDASLLDVAQRLCDDPDEVVADAARWAVGRLRE, encoded by the coding sequence ATGGATGAGGCTCTGAAATCGCGGCTGGTTGCCCAGGCCTTGGCCGAAGGATTTTCGGCCTGTCGGATTTGCCGCCCTTGGGATGTGGGGCATGTTGCGCAAGATCTGGCGGGGTATCTGGAGCAGGGGCATCATGGAACAATGGGCTGGCTGGCCGAGCGGGCGCATTGGCGCGGCGCGCCGGATGTGCTTTGGCCAGAAGCGCGTTCGGTCATCATGTTGGCGGAGAGCTATGGGCCGGACTATGACCCTAGGGAGGATTTCGACAAGACTTCTGCTGGATTAGTCTCGGTTTATGCGCGCAATCGAGACTATCATGACCTTGTCAAGAAACGGCTGAAGCGAGTAGCGCGGTGGTTGATTGGCGAAGCGGGCAGCGAGACGGCGGTGAAGGTTTTCGTTGATACGGCGCCCGTTCCGGAGAAGCCTTTGGGGCAGGCAGCGGGGCTGGGCTGGCAGGGCAAGCATACCAATCTGGTGAGCCGCGAGATGGGCAGCTGGTTTTTTATCGGATCGATCTTTACCACGCTGGATCTGCCGGCGGATGCGGCGGAGATCGACCACTGCGGGTCGTGCCGGGCTTGTCTTGATGCCTGCCCGACGGATGCTTTTCCAGCGCCGCATCAGATTGATGCGCGGCGCTGTATTTCCTATCTGACAATCGAGCATAAGGGGCCGATTGACGTCGAGTTGCGCGCCAAGATGGGCAACCGGATTTATGGTTGCGACGATTGCCTTGCTGCCTGTCCGTGGAACAAGTTTGCCAAGGAAGCAAGCGAGTTGCGTTATCACGCGCGCAACGACTTGATTGCGCCGCCTTTGGCGGAACTGGCGGAATTGGACGACGGGGCGTTTCGGGCAAAATTCAGCGGATCGCCGATCAAAAGGATCGGGCGGAACCGCTTCGTGCGAAACGTGCTTTACGCAATTGGCAACTCAGGTGACGCTTCCTTGCTAGATGTCGCGCAGCGCCTTTGTGATGATCCAGACGAAGTCGTGGCCGATGCCGCGCGTTGGGCGGTTGGGAGATTGCGGGAATGA
- a CDS encoding glutathione S-transferase family protein — MATLYHVPLSPFCRKVRLSLAEKKIECELIEERYWEQGPDFMRRNPAGKVPVLKIDGMVMSESAAICEYLEEAYPDMPLMPKDPVGRYEVRRLIGWFDDKFHHEVTSKLVYERVNKKVMKQGYPDSKNVKAGAKMIKYHLDYLAWLLDQRRWLAGDVMTLADFAAAAHLSALDYISDVDWNRSAVVKDWYAKIKSRPAFRNILADQVPGFLPPPHYADLDF, encoded by the coding sequence ATGGCCACGCTTTATCATGTTCCGCTTTCCCCGTTCTGCCGCAAGGTTCGTCTGAGCCTTGCCGAGAAGAAGATTGAGTGCGAGCTGATCGAGGAGCGCTATTGGGAACAAGGGCCCGATTTCATGCGGCGCAATCCGGCGGGCAAGGTGCCCGTTCTGAAGATTGACGGCATGGTCATGTCGGAAAGCGCGGCGATTTGTGAATACCTCGAAGAAGCCTATCCCGACATGCCGCTAATGCCGAAGGACCCGGTGGGTCGCTATGAGGTGCGTCGTCTGATCGGTTGGTTTGACGACAAGTTCCATCACGAGGTGACGTCGAAACTTGTCTACGAACGGGTCAACAAGAAGGTGATGAAGCAGGGCTATCCAGACAGCAAGAATGTGAAGGCCGGCGCGAAGATGATCAAGTATCACCTCGATTATCTGGCCTGGCTGTTGGACCAGAGGCGGTGGCTTGCGGGGGATGTGATGACCTTGGCCGATTTTGCCGCCGCGGCCCATCTGAGCGCGCTGGATTACATTTCTGACGTGGATTGGAACCGCAGCGCGGTCGTCAAGGATTGGTATGCCAAGATCAAATCGCGCCCGGCCTTCCGAAATATCCTGGCCGATCAGGTGCCCGGTTTTCTACCGCCGCCGCATTATGCCGATCTGGACTTTTGA
- the mtgA gene encoding monofunctional biosynthetic peptidoglycan transglycosylase: MLSPFRWLRRWFVRLIVLVLATVLIVVSMHAAFNPSRTFYMKSEARRLGGIDHIWVPLKEVAPVMARSVVAAEDANFCLHWGFDVEAIRTALEEGSGRGASTISQQVVKNVYLWQGRNWARKALEAVLTPLVEAIWSKRRIIEVYLNIAEFDEGVFGIDAASQHYFGIVPAKLSPVQAARLAAVLPNPKARSASKPSRTLIRRARSIQDGAETIRRDGRAACFED, from the coding sequence ATGCTAAGCCCGTTTCGGTGGTTGCGGCGTTGGTTTGTGCGGCTGATCGTGTTGGTTCTGGCGACGGTTCTGATCGTGGTTTCAATGCATGCGGCGTTCAACCCGTCGCGCACGTTCTACATGAAATCCGAAGCGCGGCGGTTGGGCGGAATAGATCATATCTGGGTGCCGCTCAAAGAGGTGGCGCCAGTGATGGCGCGGTCGGTGGTGGCGGCCGAGGATGCCAATTTCTGCCTGCACTGGGGTTTTGATGTCGAGGCGATTCGCACCGCTCTTGAAGAAGGGTCGGGGCGCGGGGCGTCAACAATCAGCCAGCAGGTGGTGAAAAACGTCTATCTCTGGCAGGGACGCAATTGGGCGCGCAAGGCTCTGGAAGCCGTGCTTACGCCGCTGGTCGAGGCGATCTGGAGCAAACGGCGCATCATCGAGGTTTATCTCAATATCGCCGAGTTTGATGAGGGGGTGTTTGGGATCGACGCCGCCTCGCAACATTATTTCGGTATCGTGCCGGCCAAGCTTTCGCCGGTGCAGGCGGCGCGGCTTGCAGCGGTTTTGCCCAACCCCAAGGCGCGTTCGGCCTCAAAACCATCAAGAACGCTGATCCGGCGGGCGCGTTCGATCCAGGATGGAGCGGAAACAATCCGCCGGGATGGCCGGGCGGCTTGTTTCGAGGATTGA